Proteins encoded within one genomic window of Rhododendron vialii isolate Sample 1 chromosome 1a, ASM3025357v1:
- the LOC131335285 gene encoding uncharacterized protein LOC131335285 — MHCEKNFSENIVGTMLGIDGKNKDTNKARKDLEDKGIRKDLWLTQRPDGSYVKPCASFALTLKEREAFFEFLKSVKYPDGYAANISRSVNSTNGRLTGLKSHDYHILIQQILPIGMRGFVDKEISTTLFELGSFFQDLCSKTLRRSELEKLEERIVLILCKLEKIFPPAFFDMMVHLAVHLPREAILGGPVHYRWMYPIERFLGTLKQFVSNRARPEGSIAEAYIVKECITFCLMYLDEVETVHNRPQRNEDFGKRRKGYTVFTETARPFGLVTRNGEMSQELCDMAHWFILLNSPKIEEYLEYVVDFFMWL, encoded by the exons ATGCATTGTGAGAAAAATTTCAGTGAAAATATTGTTGGAACAATGTTGGGCATTGATGGAAAGAACAAGGACACGAACAAGGCACGAAAGGATTTGGAAGATAAGGGCATACGAAAAGATCTGTGGTTGACACAACGTCCCGACGGATCGTATGTCAAGCCTTGTGCAAGCTTTGCGCTAACCCttaaagagagagaggcttTCTTTGAATTCTTGAAATCGGTCAAGTATCCAGATGGCTATGCAGCAAACATATCAAGGTCTGTGAATTCAACTAATGGTCGACTAACTGGCCTAAAAAGTCATGACTACCATATACTTATACAACAGATTCTTCCAATTGGGATGCGTGGTTTTGTGGATAAGGAAATTAGTACAACATTATTTGAGTTGGGTAGTTTCTTCCAAGACCTCTGTTCTAAGACATTGAGGCGTAGTGAATTGGAGAAATTAGAAGAACGCATAGTGCTCATACTATGCAAGCTTGAAAAGATCTTTCCTCCAGCCTTCTTTGACATGATGGTCCACTTAGCTGTTCACCTACCACGTGAGGCCATACTTGGAGGACCAGTACATTATCGGTGGATGTACCCAATAGAAAG GTTCCTTGGAACTCTGAAACAGTTTGTTTCTAATCGAGCTCGACCAGAAGGTTCGATTGCAGAGGCTTACATTGTCAAGGAGTGCATTACTTTTTGCTTGATGTATCTTGATGAGGTTGAAACCGTGCATAATCGACCTCAACGAAATGAAGACTTTGGCAAACGTCGTAAAGGCTACACAGTATTCACAGAGACAGCTCGTCCTTTTGGGCTAGTCACAAGGAATGGTGAGATGTCACAAGAACTCTGTGACATGGCCCATTGGTTCATTTTGTTAAATAGCCCTAAGATAGAGGAGTATCTAGAGTACGTAGTTGACTTTTTTATGTGGCTCTGA